The DNA region NNNNNNNNNNNNNNNNNNNNNNNNNNNNNNNNNNNNNNNNNNNNNNNNNNNNNNNNNNNNNNNNNNNNNNNNNNNNNNNNNNNNNNNNNNNNNNNNNNNNNNNNNNNNNNNNNNNNNNNNNNNNNNNNNNNNNNNNNNNNNNNNNNNNNNNNNNNNNNNNNNNNNNNNNNNNNNNNNNNNNNNNNNNNNNNNNNNNNNNNNNNNNNNNNNNNNNNNNNNNNNNNNNNNNNNNNNNNNNNNNNNNNNNNNNNNNNNNNNNNNNNNNNNNNNNNNNNNNNNNNNNNNNNNNNNNNNNNNNNNNNNNNNNNNNNNNNNNNNNNNNNNNNNNNNNNNNNNNNNNNNNNNNNNNNNNNNNNNNNNNNNNNNNNNNNNNNNNNNNNNNNNNNNNNNNNNNNNNNNNNNNNNNNNNNNNNNNNNNNNNNNNNNNNNNNNNNNNNNNNNNNNNNNNNNNtttaaaaaaaaaaaaaaaaatacggcGGATATGATGAAGACATTAAAAAACTGGGAGTTGATCCTTTTATATAACCAAAATGTTAACCTAGGTGACATGAAGATGGAAACATGTCAAATGACGTTGAATAAATTAGTATTTACACTACGTCGTTTGAcatgttttacttttttgttgacATGTTCTTAGGCAAACTTTCTCGGGTTGCTACTTTCTTCTTAAGTTATTATGGTTATAGAGCTGGGATTTGAGCTACGAAAGGTGTTATGAAAACTTGAGAACGAGATCATTTTAGTGATATAAACCTCGACGTCTAACTCCATGTGATTTGATCTGAAATCCCGCTCAAAGATTCCTGTTTGCAGGATTGTGTTGTTCCGGAGCTGTCTTACGAATTTGATCATAACTCGCAAATCGTAAACCCAAATCGTGATCTGTTTTTTCCTGTGACTTCATATGACTGTTGTCGAtattcccacaaaatttcataattttctgggTTGGTTTGCTATTCCATTGTGCTCTGCATCAAAACTGATGAAAAATGCAGAATTTTAGTTGTCTCAAAACAAGAAGTTGTGAAAATTTTTATTGAAGGTTAGATTGGAGAGCATAATTTCAGAAGAGATGATCATCTTGTCAGCTTGTAAACAGGTATGTGTGATTAACAAAGTTCTTAAAGAAGATTGTGTGGTTgaagagataaaaaaagatgacataGGAAAAATAGAGCTGATGAAAAAAGGAAGGGAGAAGTGAGATATGATCCCAATTATGAAGGTTGAAgtatttgaaagttttttttttcttggatgaGAAGGCGAAGAGGTTCTTCTCAGTGATTATCATAAGTTCAGTCATAAGTTTCCAAAGGAAATTTGCAAGGGGATATCAAGctcatttgaaaagaaaatccTATTAAAGATTTATTCTCTATGAGAAGCTGATTGGGATCAATCTAAGATGTGTCCActgcagtcacaaagactagaAAGGATAAGGTGAAGTCTGTAGACAGTAAGGATCTTAGATTGTCAAAGATCTTCCTCATAAACATGTTTCCACTTCCAGCTGAAACAAGCGGAGAAGATGGGACCAACGGGATCAGCCACGAGGAAGTTAATAAGATCTGATTTTTGGCATCCTTTGATCCTGGAGGAACTTGTGCTGAAAAGTGAGTTCGTTAAAGAGCTCTGGCGAGATATTAGAGCTGTGAAGGGAAAGAAGgttaagaagaggaagaaactgGAACCTAGCTTGCCAGCTTTGGAACCCCATAATTTATGTCTTTTTGGAATGAACATGATGCTTGTGGGGTATTAAAGATGGTTCAGAAGGTGAATCTTGTTTGATATAAGCATGGGAGAATGAAGGCGATGAAGATAGTCTTCGAAGACATCAAAAGGAGGATCAATCaaagatgaaataaaatgagatttttGCAGAGATATAAGAGAACGGGTAAGTGCAAGTCAAGCATGTCCCGAAAGTGAGGGTAAGGTAGATATCTTGATTAAATCGCTCAGAAGAAACGAGTTTAAAGAAATGGGGATCTCATTGGCATGAGAGATTTTGAAGAAAAGGATTTCAAGCTTAAGAGGGAGAATGTtggcataagcttgaagatagcttgaggtgcaagctatactaatcctaccgagttatggaattaggattaattatatttaggagttatctaaatatgttagtttaccgGTTTAGAATAGGAAAGTTGTCAACTCTAGGGTTGAACAATTGTTATAAATACTAAGAGAGCGTTTTATGAAGAGGTGCGCGTCTTAGGTATTATTGAGAGATACACACAAAGTGTGTGGCGTTGCCCTATTAATAAGTTAGAGAGATCTGTTGATGGTATTGTTGAAGTTCTATTTCTGATTAATGAAGGCTGGACatggtcccggggatgtaggttatccgaaccccgttaacaaagcttgtgtattgtttacttttatgcTCTTACATACCGTTCTCGTActtcaacatatatatgtagCCACATGTATATGTGCTTTACTTTGAAATTCATTCACctaattttctataaaatgaaactatatattttctgaaaaaaaatcttaataaaaagattttgtaaGTTCTTAAACTTACGATGATTTGAATATAACTACTTTGGAgagtttctaaattttaaatttcaaattttagatATTAACGTATTAGTAATTAATAGATTTAGCAAAAATAGGAATCTCATAAAGTTTTTCGAAGTATATAGGGATTATGATACAATCTCTATGCATATTAgttaatattctttaaattttggaattttgacTTTGTGATTGATATTTCAAtggttttatatatgattagatttttaaaatcgtTGTATATGATATGAAAGATTTAGGTAAGGAATTACATATCATTATAGTTGTTATTGTTATGGTAAGTACTAAATATGCGGAATATATAAttacttattgtttttttttaatttaatgattaTGATagattcataaaataaaattgtatccATATATGGTTACCTTTACAAAATCACATTATAATTGTTGGCGCCGATTAAGGGATTCTCATGTCATTGTTAATAGTGTAGATGGTAGTTCCTATTTTTGTGTTCAGTAGAAATTAATTTTGTCTAGATTTGCATAAGAAACATACAGTATATAAAAAGTTACGTAAATTTCAAACCTTTTAAGCAAAGTTTTTTGGTTCTGCTTCATAGCACTTGAGTTCCCAGAGAACAAGACCATTATCGTATATACAATATGATTGGTTAAGTTCAATTCGTATCACATATATGTGTCCATGTAAACATATTTCAACAGGTTAAagataacaaacataaaaacaatattttttttttacttatcttGAGATGTCATGTCTTTTGCTTCCATCTCGTCATGAGCTTCTTTAGCATCAACTATTATTTGAGACATAATTAAGTTATGTTTCTCAATGGACAATGGAGCTCCATTTTTCCCCATAATGGCTTTGGCAACATCATCTTGCATCTTCCGTTTGAGCTTCTTCTCCTATAAAGACAAAACGATATAGCACAACAGAAAGATTAATTGACAAATCTATCTTATAGATTTTGGAAAATACTCTagcttctttttctgtttttcacacacttaatattagaatttttataCATAGTTGGTAGGAATCAATCAAAATTGGGCTAAACTATTAGTTTCATGAGTATAAGGACGAATAATATAACTACCAAAACTATATGGTCAAAACAAAGATTAAGCAAAATATAAAGGACCCGATcgtaaataaaaatcttaaaaagagTTTCCAAAATCAGAAGCCATTTCCGTCTCCTTCTCCGTtgccttctcttctcttctcttctcttctcttctctctctctctctctctcttctctacaAAAGTTCATCAATGGCTCTTCCTCACCATTTAGATCCACACCTTCAAGATTCCAAGAATTTCAGGTAACAATCTCTTCTTCACCTTTGTTTGTCTTCAGGTgtgtttgtgatataaaaaaaaagccctaattttgtttctgtaaattatcaagaatcaaaaaccctaattttagccaacttgttctgtttttaagGGAATTTTGCGGAATCGACGGCCAGATTTCGCCGGAATTAGGGTTTGACAGCTCTGCAAACCTCCATAATCAATCTCAGCATCCTCCATATATTCCTCCATGTAAGTTTCATCTATTTGTAATTTGAGTCGTAGACTTAAAAGATTTGGGTTGTTAGGAatgtaaagttttgattttttattgtgtttgtttacATAGTTCATGTTGCTGATTTTGCACCTGGACCGGTAGTGCAAATTGATGGTtctgatggtggtggtggtggtggtaatggAGCTGACTTTGAGTGGAACTATGGTCTTGGTCTTGAGCCAAGACGTGAGAGGGTAATTAAGGAACAAGATTTTTTGGAGAACAATTCTCAGATATCTTCTATTGATTTTTGGCAAGCTCGGTCTGTATCAACCGGATTGGGTCTTTCCCTAGACAATGCTCGTGTTGCTGATGTGCAGGTTTTGTGGTGTAAGAGACGTGTGTATGTTGTTGCTGCCATGTAAGCATATGTGTCTGTGTAAGGAGTGTGAGAGGAAGCTTAGCTCTTGTCCGTTGTGTCAGTCCTCCAAGTTTCTAGGTCTGGAAGTATACATGTGATTTGTGATTTTACCGAACTAATGTCTAATTAGTTAATGAACGAACTCTATTTGTAATTTtcgtgtcttttttttttgttttttttttggtttgttaatatCATCGGATTGACATATTTAATCATACTAGACCGGATTGGTTGAATCTATGTTGATCCAGTCATTGTGTACCTGTGTTGAGTTGATAAGAGAACTAATAAATTGCTTTGACACGAACCAAACAACAGAAACCAATTTGGAAACCGAACTGATTAATTCAAAGATTGAAAACCGTCATTCTGATTTGTACCATATTTCACTTTCGCAAATGGGTGTTAGAAACTGTAAATCCAAAACGACTTATCCAAGTTTAAACTTAAATAGTCGAAATAACTCCGAACCGATAAAGATGTGGTTTAGGTTGGTTGTGATTTCTTTGCCGAGCGACCCTAAATCCTTAGTTACTTACAATCCAAGCCGAAACTGTTCTAACACTGAACACCCTATCGGTAgtccaaataataaaaaaacaaccaTGTTCGAAacacaacaatttttttcttttctttttgttgctattttggtattttgtaaAAGAGAATTTATGTCTTAATTGAACCAGCCCATAGTAGCCCACATACCTTATGTATGAGACAAAACTGTATTCATTTTTCGTTTATTATGTCAATTATTTTGGGACTTAGGAGCCTATATTCCTTGgaaatagaaagaagaatacaTTTCTTTTTCGATCTGGCTCGTCTTTGGTCCACCTAATTTTGATCTAgaatgaaataaataaacaccATATAACTCGAAGAAAATGAGGGACAATGCCCTAAAAAAACATTCAACTAGTATTCTCAACCGCtgatgaaaaaattattttaaaatgctTTCTTAAAGCACGAATAAGATCCTGTTTGCTAGCTAAGGTCGAAGAGCCCATTCTAAAGAGGTTTATATATGCTAGACTGCAACCATAGTGTTGAGAAATGATGCCTAAATAATCTCGGTCCATCTGGTTCAAGAGGAAAATTTCATACCAAAGATAGTAAAGATCAAGATCCAGCATCCCAAACGGCCAAACCCCCTGCGTTGGAGAGTCCAAACCAATTCTGACCATATAACATTTATTATACGATAATCTATCATGTAtggaatttttttatcaaacaaattcattgatgatttatgtaaaattttaataatccatgtatatatagattttttttttttttggcaaacgtatatatatagaataagatcatatattaatctaataattaaataccatacgataaacaaaaatatcttaccatgtaaaatatatattattgttttttttttacatgctAATTGGAGTTTTTCAATTACCATTTACGGTattgttttctctatatattatgcATATCGTTAATGTTGTGGTAAGAACGTATGCTTTCAAAGTAAAGTGTCGAGATGATTATTAGTGAAGTTTCACCTAATCATGCCTTACAAAGTAACGACAAAGAGAAAAGGATCTGTAAAAGAgaagtttgctttttttttagataatagAAAGATATAATTCCAAATAAtcattaacacaaaaaaaatcgatcacaatttttttaaaaataggtGCTCTTTTTATcgttaaaaatagtaaaataaaaaacattccGACTTAACTCTACAAAGTCTACTTATATGCATGtatgtttcaaatattatatgcaGAAATTTGAGGGAAAATGAATATCTATGTTTTGGATATTCTTTTCATGTTTTGGGACATATCTTTTGAATCTATTGGACATGTAAAGACACAAATCCTTATAATTTGTCATGATTTTTCGAATCAAAGATGCTTTAGATTAAAATACTCTCTTATTAACCACAGTATTTcctttcaattttatttgaatcataTTGTATCAAGAAAAAGTGTGCTTGCTTTGTCTTTCATGaactttctttaatttatggATATATCCATTATGTTTGAGACGGTTAATTAACACCATAATTTTCTAGGAGCATCACCATCACAATCTAACTCCATTGACACTTTACGAGGATAAAagttcaagaaaagaaaaatgataaatgatttgtagaattaaattaaaaatatatctttgaaTATACCATTAATAACTATATTCGTACACATGAATCTAATCTACCTAATACTACTAATcacataaagaaaagagaaagaaaaaaagaaagaaagaaagaaaagtagtTGAGTTGAATGATAGCTCAAAATTAAAGACAACTTTTCTCATTTGCATTTCAATCATTCTTTTGCATATTCGACTTTGTAAAGCTGCTCTTACTCTTCGATTCCCTTTTTCAGAGAACAAATTAAGTttctcatcttttcttcttttatttttgccatatacttttaaaaaaatcataaattaaatattatattttgaaccAAGATATATAaacgaactttcaaattttaatatatatctatttattGTAAATCCTTAAATTCGTTCATTAAACTAACTTTGATTGTTCTAACCCTATACCAAAAGTGCAATGGTGCATCATTTatagacatatttttttaagCTCTTGGGTTTTACACCACTATGAATacttcttttagtttttgttctCATAATTTGGGTCAtccgaagaagaaaagggaTGTGGCCTGCATCATCCtcgtaaaattaaaaaactaatgGTTCTTTTATTATACCTTAAATGATCTCTGTACTAAAAGAACACCCCTACCAACCACAGAAAAGCCTCAATAACGAGCAATTCTTGAAAAAGTTTGTATACAACGCAATTGTATTAGCACaactgagaatatatatatgtgcaggtTCCAACTAAATACATTTTCGATTAAATAAAATCACAACATAATGCTACGACTTGACCATTTGATTTTTTGACCATTATATTGACTATTAATTCATTCACAAGTAAAACATGTGAATCTTTTTGGATTTCTTGAGATGGTGCAAGAACCAACACCAACTAGGCCAGTACCGTACATGATTTTAAGATCATTCttaatttagtttcttttgtagTTAGTGCTCTACGCAGAACTTAGTAACTTGTTCGAGGCCCAATCCTATCATAACCTCTTACTATATAATGTCATCCATTGGCGATATTGATGTCTTTTCTTCTAACGCTGAAAAACCATATGCCacactactttttttttttttttgatcaaatgcCACACTACATAATCAAacctttttaattagtttatctTTTTCGTACGTTGTGATAGTTGTATATTTCATTTACGTCGGAACATAGTTTTAGCTAGCTTATTTAAGGATTGaggaaaagtgaaaataaagtTAATCCAAGTGGAGAATCAAATTAAGACTTCTGTGGTTTGTCGCTTTTATCTTTATGTAAACAATATATGTACATGTAAAGAGTTTCTTCAGTTTGTCTTATTCCTTGTAATATGCGTTTCTCGAAACAGTGCATAATTTTATCTATATGACTATATCATTTGTAATATAACGTCCTACTCTTATCTATACAAGGACTTATAacaaataactatatatatgaattagtAATACAAATATTATGTGAGGATAAACTTGCATGCATTGTCAAGAAAAATTTCAATATTCTTAGGGTGAAACAAGATCGGGATATCCTAGAGAGTTTCAAAATATTCTGGTCCAGATATATGACTTTCAGACATACGTACGTTAATAAAAAGATCATTCTGAAAACTTGAAATATGCATGGAcctacgaaaaaaaaaaggttataataATTTAGCGttaaaagaatatatgaaaAGACCGAAGGAAAGACCAAAGGAAAAAATTGGATTATTGGATGTCTTTTTTGTATATGAAGGAATAAAGGAGAACTTTTTTCTCATCTTTGCATGGAAAAAAAGAcattccattttttaaaaaaatccacTACTAGATTCCTTCAACTTATGTGACCCAATTATACAAATCTATtccttttcatctttattttatggAATGGTCCTACTCCAACTaagtcatctttttttttaagcaatctttgttttgctttttgaaaATCCGTTCATAGTTTCACTGCCATGGAACTAATATAAGATTTATGTGATATGTCAATAAATATAATGGATATATGTTAAATATTGTCGGTTTAATGAAAATACACTTTTTATTCTTGAGGTTCATGTGGTATCGAATGAAGAAAACATCACATTTTGCTAACATCACCTGGAAAACTTGTATTCcaacctaaaaaatattttctcaacaaagaatgtatatataaaaattaagtggATAAAATCCATCGAAAAGGATAGTTATAACCTCTAGGTTTTAACTTAAAATTGTCTCCAAATGAATTTCAAACTAAGAAGATCTTTTTAGCTAGTCATCGACCTATATCTCTACAAGATACAATATTTTGTATCTTTTCCCATTCTTCTTGGCATTGGCATGAAACTCTCAACAAAATCTAGCAAAGCTCCGATCGCCTCACCTACATTTCTCCAATTTCTGAAGACCATATGGTCCATATTGTTGGTTAAGTTTGAAGTTGACTTGAGAAATAAGCTACACTAATCTTATTAGAGTTATGATTCTAAAGAGATAAGGATCAAAAATAAGTTAGGATTTATCCTAGTAGGATTAGGTTAGgtgttttactatataaatgTGTCGAGACATGNgaaaaaaaaaaggttataataATTTAGCGttaaaagaatatatgaaaAGACCGAAGGAAAGACCAAAGGAAAAAATTGGATTATTGGATGTCTTTTTTGTATATGAAGGAATAAAGGAGAACTTTTTTCTCATCTTTGCATGGAAAAAAAGAcattccattttttaaaaaaatccacTACTAGATTCCTTCAACTTATGTGACCCAATTATACAAATCTATtccttttcatctttattttatggAATGGTCCTACTCCAACTaagtcatctttttttttaagcaaactttgttttgctttttgaaaATCCGTTCATAGTTTCACTGCCATGGAACTAATATAAGATTTATGTGATATGTCAATAAATATAATGGATATATGTTAAATATTGTCGGTTTAATGAAAATACACTTTTTATTCTTGAGGTTCATGTGGTATCGAATGAAGAAAACATCACATTTTGCTAACATCACCTGGAAAACTTGTATTCcaacctaaaaaatattttctcaacaaagaatgtatatataaaaattaagtggATAAAATCCATCGAAAAGGATAGTTATAACCTCTAGGTTTTAACTTAAAATTGTCTCCAAATGAATTTCAAACTAAGAAGATCTTTTTAGCTAGTCATCGACCTATATCTCTACAAGATACAATATTTTGTATCTTTTCCCATTCTTCTTGGCATTGGCATGAAACTCTCAACAAAATCTAGCAAAGCTCCGATCGCCTCACCTACATTTCTCCAATTTCTGAAGACCATATGGTCCATATTGTTGGTTAAGTTTGAAGTTGACTTGAGAAATAAGCTACACTAATCTTATTAGAGTTATGATTCTAAAGAGATAAGGATCAAAAATAAGTTAGGATTTATCCTAGTAGGATTAGGTTAGgtgttttactatataaatgTGTCGAGACATGACGCAAATAAGTGTGGTTTTGAGGAAGAGAGAGTTTAAGAGTTTGAGAGCTTTaggtttttgagagagttttcctAAAGATAATAAAAGAAGAGTTGTTTCTTTTAGTGagattttaaacttaaaaacaagaattggtatcagagctatggGAGACAACAGAGCTATGGGAGATATTGTTGAATCAGCAAAGACAATGGAAGGAGGAGGATCTTCTTCCCTGAAGTGTCCTATGTTAAACTCCACAAACTAGACAGTTTGGGCTATGAAGATGCGGATTCTTCTCAAGATACACAAGGTATGGCCAATAATTGAGACACCAGGGGACGACAGCGACATGAATGATATGGCGATGGCACTATTGTTTCAATCCATCCTAGAAGCCCTTATTTTGCTAGTTGGAGAACTCGACACGACAAAGAAAGTTTGGGATGCAATTCAATCAAGACATGTTTGAGCAGAAAGAGTTAAAGAAGCAAGGTTGCAGACGTTAATGGCCGAGTTTGATCGCCTCAAGATGAAGGATACATAGAAGATTGATGACTTTGCTGGAAAGTTATCAGAGATCTCCTGTAAATCTGCAGCTCTTGGTGAAAACATTGATCAATCGAAACTTGTTAAAACGTTTTTGAAGTGTCTCCCACGGACAAAGTTCATACACATGGTAGCTTCATTAGAACAAGTTTTAGACCTCAATAAGACGAGTTTCAAGGATATTGTTGGTCGCTTAAAAGCATATGAAGAACGTatctcagaggaagaagaagaagctcataCGACTGCAGAACAGAGTCAAACTAAGCTGTTATATGCAAATAATGACACACAACCTAGCTATTCACCGGTTCCGGTTCCAGTTCCAGTTTTTGCTCCACCAACTCGCGATTACTATAGTAGTTACAGAGGCAGAGGTCG from Camelina sativa cultivar DH55 chromosome 3, Cs, whole genome shotgun sequence includes:
- the LOC104777628 gene encoding uncharacterized protein LOC104777628 → MALPHHLDPHLQDSKNFREFCGIDGQISPELGFDSSANLHNQSQHPPYIPPFHVADFAPGPVVQIDGSDGGGGGGNGADFEWNYGLGLEPRRERVIKEQDFLENNSQISSIDFWQARSVSTGLGLSLDNARVADVQVLWCKRRVYVVAAM